From a region of the Geothrix sp. 21YS21S-2 genome:
- the ruvB gene encoding Holliday junction branch migration DNA helicase RuvB — protein MDHARNPDLDPSLPEEPFEYSLRPQRLAEYIGQEKVKARLEIALQAALRRHEVLDHVLLFGPPGLGKTTLAHVLANEMNSACKVIQAPALEKKGDLAAILTNLDDGEFLFIDEIHRLAAPIEEMLYSAMEDRKLDILIGQGPSAQTLKVDLRPFTLVGATTRAGLISKPLHDRFGMVHRLDYYTREELTVIARRSSQVLGVELAPEGAESIARRSRGTPRIVNRLLRRCRDYAEVKGDGIITSGLADACLALHEVDDLGLEGLDRAYLEALCVKFRGGPVGVRTLAAALGESDGGALEDLVEPYLMQIGFLDRTQQGRKATEAAYGYLGLKTVPNSLFS, from the coding sequence ATGGATCACGCAAGGAACCCGGACCTCGACCCATCGCTTCCCGAGGAGCCCTTCGAATACTCGCTGCGGCCGCAGCGCCTGGCGGAATATATCGGCCAGGAGAAGGTGAAGGCCCGCCTGGAGATCGCCCTGCAGGCCGCGCTGAGGCGCCATGAGGTGCTGGACCACGTGCTGCTCTTCGGCCCCCCGGGCCTGGGCAAGACCACCCTCGCCCACGTGCTGGCCAACGAGATGAACTCGGCCTGCAAGGTCATCCAGGCCCCGGCGCTGGAGAAGAAGGGCGACCTCGCCGCCATCCTCACCAACCTGGACGACGGGGAGTTCCTCTTCATCGACGAGATCCACCGGCTGGCGGCGCCCATCGAGGAGATGCTCTACTCCGCCATGGAGGACCGCAAGCTCGACATCCTCATCGGCCAGGGCCCCTCGGCCCAGACCCTCAAGGTGGACCTGCGCCCCTTCACCCTGGTGGGCGCCACCACCCGCGCCGGCCTCATCAGCAAGCCCCTCCACGACCGCTTCGGCATGGTGCACCGCCTGGACTACTACACCCGCGAGGAGCTCACCGTCATCGCCCGGCGCAGCTCCCAGGTGCTGGGCGTGGAACTGGCCCCCGAGGGCGCGGAGAGCATCGCCCGCCGCAGCCGCGGCACCCCGCGCATCGTGAACCGCCTCCTGCGCCGCTGCCGGGACTACGCCGAGGTCAAGGGGGACGGCATCATCACCTCCGGCCTCGCCGACGCCTGCCTCGCCCTGCACGAGGTGGACGACCTGGGCCTGGAGGGCCTGGACCGCGCCTACCTGGAGGCCCTGTGCGTGAAGTTCCGGGGCGGCCCCGTGGGCGTGCGCACCCTGGCCGCCGCCCTGGGCGAGAGCGACGGCGGCGCCCTGGAGGACCTGGTGGAGCCCTACCTCATGCAGATCGGCTTCCTGGACCGCACCCAGCAGGGGCGCAAGGCCACCGAGGCGGCCTACGGATACCTGGGCCTGAAGACGGTGCCGAACTCCCTCTTCTCCTAG
- a CDS encoding BlaI/MecI/CopY family transcriptional regulator: MAKPLKPTAAELDLLRILWRLGPATVKEAHAELLKDREVAYSAVLRLMQIMHGKGLLLRDEAQRSHVYRPAQAQDSTQTGLLGDLIRKAFAGSGKALVLAALKGGHVTPEERREIEGWLRGEGGGK; the protein is encoded by the coding sequence ATGGCCAAGCCCCTCAAACCCACCGCAGCGGAACTGGACCTCCTCCGGATCCTCTGGCGCCTGGGCCCCGCCACCGTCAAGGAGGCCCACGCCGAACTCCTGAAGGACCGGGAGGTGGCCTACTCGGCGGTGCTCCGGCTCATGCAGATCATGCACGGCAAGGGGCTCCTCCTGCGGGACGAGGCGCAGCGCTCCCACGTGTACCGGCCCGCCCAGGCCCAGGACTCCACCCAGACCGGCCTCCTGGGCGACCTCATCCGCAAGGCCTTCGCGGGCTCGGGCAAGGCCCTGGTGCTGGCGGCCCTGAAGGGCGGTCACGTGACGCCCGAGGAGCGCAGGGAGATCGAAGGCTGGCTCCGGGGCGAAGGAGGCGGGAAATGA
- a CDS encoding ATP-binding protein gives MPERTSISIRDRHGFERAVPAQNVMVLGRQSQCDVVLSDSMVSRNHLKIEFAGDAWWVEDLGSSHGTYFKDQRVTRMAWEPGSTVRVADGAYYLTLRAESAFASEVNLQAILKTAGLLAGDTELDDLLEQTLDRLLAISGTDRGFLMLPESGELVVKVQRNLGAEMEKNIHLSMSSVHKVFEQGDAVWIHNVATDEALMAQKSVINLQLKTILCLPLQVQGERIGVVYLDSRKIVSEPVDRPTFEAIVALCAIAIERTRLAEANLRNQVLATVGQVASSIVHDFKNGLFVVGGHAQLLGATIKDDYCRHHLDQILSAVDRLSRLSADILDYAKVREPKRETVELGSYLGAMVEPLQPRAAEAGAALRCEGEACPVSIDKHRFARVVENLVANSIDALEGQEAGEVRLLWKRVPEGTQIVVRDNGKGIPRKVLKRIFEPFFSHGKRKGTGLGMATVKKIVEEHGGTVVVVSEEGQGTVVTIILPDASGRQPQGAVEDSTDEFRIREGL, from the coding sequence GTGCCTGAACGGACGTCCATTTCCATCAGGGACCGGCACGGCTTCGAGCGGGCCGTGCCCGCCCAGAACGTCATGGTGCTCGGCCGCCAGAGCCAGTGCGACGTGGTGCTCTCCGACAGCATGGTCAGCCGCAACCACCTGAAGATCGAGTTCGCCGGCGACGCCTGGTGGGTGGAGGACCTGGGGTCCAGCCACGGCACCTACTTCAAGGACCAGCGGGTCACCCGCATGGCCTGGGAGCCCGGCAGCACCGTGCGCGTGGCGGACGGAGCCTACTACCTGACCCTTCGCGCGGAATCTGCCTTCGCCTCCGAGGTGAACCTCCAGGCCATCCTCAAGACCGCCGGCCTCCTGGCGGGGGACACGGAACTGGACGACCTGCTGGAGCAGACCCTGGACCGCCTCCTGGCCATCTCGGGCACCGACCGCGGCTTCCTCATGCTGCCCGAGAGCGGGGAGCTGGTGGTGAAGGTCCAGCGGAACCTCGGCGCCGAGATGGAGAAGAACATCCACCTCTCCATGAGCAGCGTGCACAAGGTCTTCGAGCAGGGCGACGCGGTGTGGATCCACAACGTGGCCACGGACGAGGCCCTCATGGCCCAGAAGTCCGTCATCAACCTCCAGCTCAAGACCATCCTCTGCCTGCCCCTGCAGGTGCAGGGCGAGCGCATCGGCGTCGTGTACCTGGACAGCCGGAAGATCGTCAGCGAGCCCGTGGACCGGCCCACCTTCGAGGCCATCGTGGCGCTGTGCGCCATCGCCATCGAGCGCACCCGGCTGGCCGAGGCGAACCTGCGCAACCAGGTGCTGGCCACCGTGGGCCAGGTGGCGTCGAGCATCGTCCACGATTTCAAGAACGGCCTGTTCGTGGTGGGCGGCCACGCCCAGCTGCTGGGCGCCACCATCAAGGACGACTACTGCCGGCACCACCTGGACCAGATCCTTTCCGCCGTGGACCGCCTCAGCCGGCTCAGCGCGGACATCCTGGACTACGCCAAGGTGCGCGAACCCAAGCGCGAGACCGTGGAGCTGGGGTCCTACCTGGGTGCCATGGTGGAGCCCCTGCAGCCCCGCGCGGCGGAAGCGGGGGCGGCGCTGCGGTGCGAAGGCGAGGCCTGCCCGGTCAGCATCGACAAGCACCGGTTCGCCCGGGTGGTGGAGAACCTGGTGGCCAACTCCATCGACGCCCTGGAGGGCCAGGAGGCCGGCGAGGTCCGCCTGCTCTGGAAGCGGGTGCCGGAGGGCACCCAGATCGTGGTGCGGGACAACGGCAAGGGCATTCCCAGGAAGGTCCTCAAGCGGATCTTCGAGCCCTTCTTCAGCCACGGCAAGCGCAAGGGCACGGGCCTGGGCATGGCCACGGTGAAGAAGATCGTGGAGGAGCACGGCGGCACGGTGGTGGTGGTCAGCGAGGAGGGCCAGGGCACGGTCGTGACCATCATCCTGCCCGACGCCTCGGGCAGGCAGCCCCAGGGCGCCGTGGAGGATTCCACGGACGAGTTCCGCATCCGGGAGGGGCTGTGA
- a CDS encoding sulfurtransferase TusA family protein — MSALIDARGLSCPEPAMNARKAMLAAGGGTIQILLDSVASRENVARAAAHLGWQAAVKDLPGGEFRMTLTK, encoded by the coding sequence GTGAGCGCCCTCATCGATGCCCGCGGCCTGTCCTGTCCCGAACCGGCCATGAACGCGCGCAAGGCCATGCTCGCCGCCGGCGGGGGCACGATCCAGATCCTGCTGGATTCGGTGGCGTCCCGCGAGAACGTGGCCCGGGCCGCGGCCCACCTGGGCTGGCAGGCCGCCGTCAAGGACCTGCCGGGTGGGGAATTCCGGATGACGTTGACGAAATGA
- a CDS encoding DUF3343 domain-containing protein has protein sequence MSQSVALFHAISAALRAEKLLGPTGWPFKLIPTPRQFSSDCGVALRFETARRAEVEAVFARARLDAEFREL, from the coding sequence GTGAGCCAGAGCGTCGCCCTGTTCCACGCCATCTCCGCGGCCCTCCGGGCCGAAAAGCTCCTCGGCCCCACCGGCTGGCCCTTCAAGCTGATCCCCACCCCCCGCCAGTTCTCCTCCGATTGCGGCGTGGCGCTCCGCTTCGAGACCGCCCGCCGCGCCGAGGTGGAGGCGGTCTTCGCCCGGGCGCGCCTGGATGCGGAGTTCCGGGAACTCTAG
- a CDS encoding aminotransferase class V-fold PLP-dependent enzyme, with translation MNGVIYLDHAATSWPKPPGVTRAMARFLDEEGGNPGRSGHRLSLAAARTAYGVREAVAGLVNAPDPLGVVFTANGTHALNLALHGLLAPGCRVVAGGMEHNAVLRPLRHLEARGIEVAVVPAARDGSLDPEAFRRAVVPGTTLVVVNHASNVVGTLAPVREIAAVAHSAGALLLVDAAQTLGALPVDMQALGIDLLAFTGHKGLQGPPGTGGLVLGAGVDPRRIAPLLQGGTGSRSEHETQPDFLPDRFESGTPNGVGIAGLGAGIAWVLERGPAALHAQAADLSRFLAEGLMEIPGVTVHGPSDASRRLAVVSFTVAGLHVSDLGLRLDEEHGVLCRVGLHCSPAAHRAIGTFSEGTVRFAPGPGVTREDLETVLRAVAAVVRA, from the coding sequence ATGAACGGCGTCATCTACCTGGACCACGCCGCCACGTCCTGGCCCAAGCCGCCCGGCGTGACCCGGGCCATGGCCCGCTTCCTGGACGAGGAGGGGGGCAACCCCGGGCGCTCCGGGCACCGCCTGTCCCTGGCCGCGGCCCGGACCGCGTACGGCGTCCGGGAGGCCGTGGCCGGGCTGGTGAACGCGCCCGATCCCCTGGGCGTGGTCTTCACGGCCAACGGCACCCACGCCCTCAACCTCGCCCTCCACGGCCTGCTGGCGCCGGGCTGCAGGGTCGTGGCGGGGGGGATGGAGCACAACGCCGTGCTGCGGCCCCTCCGGCATCTGGAAGCCCGGGGGATCGAGGTCGCCGTCGTGCCGGCGGCCCGGGACGGATCGCTGGACCCGGAGGCCTTCCGCCGCGCCGTCGTCCCCGGCACCACCCTGGTGGTGGTCAACCACGCCAGCAACGTCGTGGGCACCCTGGCCCCCGTGCGGGAGATCGCGGCCGTGGCCCATTCGGCCGGCGCCCTCCTCCTGGTGGACGCCGCCCAGACCCTGGGAGCGCTGCCCGTGGACATGCAGGCCCTGGGCATCGACCTCCTCGCCTTCACGGGGCACAAGGGGCTCCAGGGCCCGCCCGGCACGGGGGGCCTGGTGCTGGGCGCGGGCGTGGATCCCCGGCGCATCGCGCCGCTCCTCCAGGGGGGCACCGGGAGCCGTTCCGAACACGAGACCCAGCCGGACTTCCTCCCGGACCGGTTCGAGAGCGGCACCCCCAACGGCGTGGGCATCGCGGGGCTGGGCGCGGGCATCGCCTGGGTGCTGGAGCGCGGCCCCGCGGCCCTCCACGCGCAGGCCGCGGACCTCTCCCGGTTCCTCGCCGAAGGCCTGATGGAGATCCCGGGAGTGACGGTGCACGGGCCGAGCGACGCCTCAAGGCGCCTCGCGGTGGTCTCCTTCACCGTGGCCGGACTTCACGTCTCGGACCTGGGGCTCCGCCTCGACGAGGAGCACGGGGTGCTCTGCCGGGTGGGGCTGCACTGCTCGCCCGCGGCGCACCGCGCCATCGGCACCTTCAGCGAGGGCACGGTGCGGTTCGCCCCCGGCCCCGGGGTCACCCGGGAGGACCTGGAGACGGTCCTGCGGGCCGTGGCCGCCGTGGTGCGCGCGTGA
- a CDS encoding PadR family transcriptional regulator — protein sequence MTRTSAPLTLELTLLGILDRTPMHGYNLCKAVQALDGFGLIWKIKQSSLYALVDKLEAKGLLAGTLIEGESHPSRKQLQVTPAGRAAFEAWVDSPVDSIRNMRQDFFARLYFARGTGPGRARALVRAQREACLAWLEDIRGRLRAGGGDHLKAVLSHRVHIVEATLAWLDEYEAGL from the coding sequence ATGACCCGCACCAGCGCCCCGCTCACCCTGGAACTGACCCTCCTGGGGATCCTCGACCGGACCCCCATGCACGGCTACAACCTCTGCAAGGCCGTGCAGGCCCTCGACGGGTTCGGCCTGATCTGGAAGATCAAGCAGAGTTCCCTCTACGCCCTGGTGGACAAGCTCGAGGCCAAGGGGCTCCTTGCGGGGACGCTCATCGAAGGGGAGTCCCACCCGTCCCGCAAGCAGCTGCAGGTCACCCCCGCCGGCCGCGCCGCCTTCGAGGCCTGGGTGGACAGCCCGGTGGACAGCATCCGGAACATGCGCCAGGACTTCTTCGCCCGCCTCTACTTCGCCCGGGGCACGGGGCCCGGCCGGGCGCGGGCGCTGGTGCGGGCCCAGCGGGAGGCCTGCCTCGCGTGGCTGGAGGACATCCGCGGCAGGCTCCGGGCCGGCGGGGGGGACCACCTGAAGGCCGTGCTCTCGCACCGGGTCCACATCGTCGAGGCCACCCTGGCGTGGCTGGACGAGTACGAGGCTGGACTCTAG
- a CDS encoding M56 family metallopeptidase: MTWLPVIEALGWAFLDFIWQGLLVWAGTAAALQALRGPRLRYAAACAGLALCLALPVAGVLTRLPGAAPVVSIERVPVAAPVQATRGPLPARVRAAVGSRLPLVVQVWALGASLLALRLALGLVWVGRLGRRGARAADAAWKGRMERLAAALGMARRVTLKVSASIDSPLSFGWWRPVILLPAALVAGMDPLLLEALLAHELAHVRRFDYLANLLQTVVETLLFYHPGVWWISGRIRAERELICDELAAGALGEPRRLVLALRELDLFQLSNTQPAQAAHGGNLMNRIRRLIQPEPRPMAWKLALAIAGFTTLCGASAALARVQAEPGKKDVPYAIVSKKKDGITRSGPGAANKELWRLRAKLEDDFFWFRSGGKDYVVSDPALVARARALQQPMEELGGQMGALGGEMGEVGRRQGDIGRQQGDVGRKQGDIGRKQGEIGRQMGEIGRQQGVLGTRMEKVERRLDNDNLKPAERKALEKQLAELEASMHALEAKMEALEAPMEALGREMDEAAKPMEGLGQKMEEAGRPMKELEARMKVLSAKMEGLSREADAGMKKLAEEALASGKARPAGSL; encoded by the coding sequence ATGACCTGGCTGCCCGTGATCGAGGCCCTGGGCTGGGCCTTCCTGGACTTCATCTGGCAGGGCCTCCTGGTGTGGGCGGGAACGGCCGCGGCCCTGCAGGCGCTCCGGGGTCCCCGGCTGCGCTATGCCGCGGCCTGCGCGGGGCTCGCGCTGTGCCTGGCCCTGCCGGTGGCGGGGGTCCTGACCCGGCTGCCGGGGGCCGCCCCCGTCGTCAGCATCGAGCGCGTCCCGGTGGCGGCCCCGGTCCAGGCCACCCGGGGGCCCCTGCCGGCGCGGGTCCGCGCGGCGGTGGGCTCCCGCCTGCCTCTGGTGGTGCAGGTCTGGGCGCTGGGGGCGAGCCTCCTGGCGCTGCGCCTGGCCCTGGGCCTGGTCTGGGTGGGCCGGCTGGGGCGGCGCGGAGCCCGCGCGGCGGACGCCGCATGGAAAGGGCGCATGGAGCGCCTCGCCGCCGCGCTGGGCATGGCCCGGCGGGTCACCCTGAAGGTCTCGGCCTCCATCGACTCGCCGCTGTCCTTCGGGTGGTGGCGGCCGGTGATCCTGCTCCCCGCCGCCCTCGTGGCCGGCATGGACCCCCTGCTCCTGGAGGCGCTGCTGGCCCATGAGCTGGCCCATGTGCGGCGCTTCGACTACCTCGCCAACCTCCTTCAGACCGTCGTGGAGACCCTGCTCTTCTACCACCCCGGGGTGTGGTGGATCTCGGGGCGCATCCGGGCGGAACGCGAACTCATCTGCGACGAACTCGCGGCCGGGGCACTGGGCGAACCGCGGCGCCTGGTCCTGGCCCTGAGGGAGCTGGACCTCTTCCAGCTCTCCAACACCCAACCGGCCCAGGCGGCCCACGGAGGCAATCTCATGAACAGGATCCGACGTCTCATCCAGCCCGAACCGCGGCCCATGGCGTGGAAGCTCGCGCTCGCCATCGCGGGGTTCACCACGCTCTGCGGCGCCAGCGCGGCCCTGGCCCGCGTCCAGGCGGAGCCCGGCAAGAAGGACGTGCCGTACGCCATCGTCAGCAAGAAGAAGGACGGCATCACCCGTTCGGGCCCCGGCGCCGCCAACAAGGAGCTCTGGCGCCTGCGCGCGAAGCTTGAGGACGACTTCTTCTGGTTCAGGTCCGGCGGCAAGGACTACGTGGTCAGCGATCCCGCCCTGGTGGCCCGGGCCCGGGCGCTCCAGCAGCCCATGGAGGAGCTCGGGGGCCAGATGGGCGCCCTGGGCGGGGAGATGGGCGAAGTGGGCCGCAGGCAGGGCGACATCGGGCGCCAGCAGGGCGACGTGGGCCGGAAGCAGGGGGACATCGGCCGGAAGCAGGGGGAGATCGGCCGCCAGATGGGCGAGATCGGGCGCCAGCAGGGCGTCCTCGGAACCCGGATGGAGAAGGTCGAGCGCCGGCTGGACAACGACAACCTCAAGCCCGCCGAACGCAAGGCCCTGGAAAAGCAGCTCGCGGAACTCGAGGCGTCCATGCACGCCCTGGAGGCGAAGATGGAGGCCCTGGAGGCGCCCATGGAGGCCCTGGGCCGCGAGATGGATGAGGCCGCCAAACCCATGGAGGGCCTTGGGCAGAAGATGGAGGAGGCCGGAAGGCCGATGAAGGAGCTGGAGGCGCGGATGAAGGTGCTCAGCGCGAAGATGGAGGGGCTCAGCCGCGAGGCCGACGCGGGCATGAAGAAGCTCGCCGAAGAGGCCCTGGCGTCGGGCAAGGCCCGGCCTGCGGGCAGTCTCTAG
- the ispF gene encoding 2-C-methyl-D-erythritol 2,4-cyclodiphosphate synthase, with protein sequence MIRVGQGFDVHRFAEPGDGRPLVLMGCRVAHDRGLLGHSDADVMVHALMDALLGAAGLGDIGQHFPDTDPAYRGADSVDLLAAVMTALKAGGWSVVNADVCLIGERPKLAPHRDAMRARIAPVLGLAPQDLNVKATTTEKLGFTGRGEGLAAQAVVLIGRD encoded by the coding sequence GTGATCCGGGTGGGCCAGGGCTTCGACGTGCACCGCTTCGCGGAGCCCGGGGACGGACGGCCCCTGGTGCTCATGGGCTGCCGGGTGGCCCACGACCGGGGCCTCCTGGGCCACAGCGACGCGGACGTCATGGTCCACGCCCTCATGGACGCCCTGCTGGGCGCGGCCGGCCTGGGCGACATCGGCCAGCACTTCCCGGATACGGATCCCGCCTACCGCGGCGCCGATTCCGTCGACCTCCTGGCCGCGGTGATGACCGCCCTGAAGGCCGGCGGATGGAGCGTCGTGAATGCCGACGTGTGCCTGATCGGGGAGCGCCCGAAGCTCGCTCCGCACCGGGATGCCATGCGGGCCCGCATCGCGCCCGTCCTGGGGCTCGCGCCCCAGGACCTCAACGTCAAGGCCACCACCACCGAGAAGCTGGGCTTCACGGGGCGGGGCGAGGGCCTGGCGGCGCAGGCCGTGGTGCTCATCGGGCGAGACTGA
- the yedE gene encoding YedE family putative selenium transporter produces the protein MAFPSRLLTSRWGAILTGAVIGVLAPVLVRWGNPGNMGVCVACFTRDVAGALGFHRAAAVQYLRPEIAGLILGSLAAALLFREFRPRGGSSPLARFLLGLFAAIGALVFLGCPWRAYLRLGGGDWNAIPGILGLAAGVGLGILCLRRGFSLGRSQGSPKALGFVMPALALGLLALLVLAPLFGRDAAGLPTGPVFFSAKGPGSQHAPLWIALAASLAIGFLAQRSRFCSVGAVRDLILLRDGQMFYGLVALVAAAALTNGALGQFRAGFAGQPLAHTATLWNFGGMVLAGLAFTLAGGCPGRQLFLSGEGDGDAAVFSLGLLTGAAVAHNFNLASSAAGPAPYGPASVLLGLAVCAVIGLTFREPAGAR, from the coding sequence ATGGCCTTTCCATCCCGCCTTCTCACATCGCGCTGGGGCGCGATCCTCACGGGCGCCGTCATCGGCGTGCTGGCCCCCGTGCTGGTGCGCTGGGGCAACCCCGGCAACATGGGCGTCTGCGTCGCCTGCTTCACCCGGGATGTCGCCGGCGCGCTGGGCTTCCACCGGGCGGCGGCGGTCCAGTACCTCCGGCCGGAAATCGCGGGCCTGATCCTGGGATCCCTGGCCGCGGCCCTCCTGTTCCGGGAGTTCCGCCCCCGGGGCGGCTCGAGCCCGCTGGCCCGGTTCCTCCTGGGCCTGTTCGCGGCCATCGGCGCGCTGGTCTTCCTGGGGTGCCCCTGGCGTGCCTACCTCCGCCTGGGCGGCGGCGACTGGAACGCCATCCCCGGCATCCTCGGCCTGGCGGCCGGCGTCGGCCTGGGGATCCTCTGCCTCCGGCGGGGCTTCAGCCTCGGCCGCAGCCAGGGTTCCCCGAAGGCGCTGGGCTTCGTGATGCCCGCCCTCGCCCTGGGCCTCCTGGCCCTTCTCGTTCTCGCGCCCCTGTTCGGCCGGGATGCGGCGGGCCTGCCCACCGGACCGGTCTTCTTCTCCGCCAAGGGACCGGGCAGTCAGCATGCCCCGCTCTGGATCGCCCTGGCGGCCAGCCTCGCCATCGGCTTCCTCGCCCAGCGCAGCCGCTTCTGCTCGGTGGGCGCCGTCAGGGACCTGATCCTGCTCCGGGACGGCCAGATGTTCTACGGCCTCGTGGCCCTGGTGGCCGCGGCCGCCCTCACCAACGGAGCCCTGGGGCAGTTCAGGGCCGGGTTCGCCGGGCAGCCCCTGGCCCATACCGCGACGCTCTGGAATTTCGGAGGAATGGTCCTGGCCGGGCTGGCCTTCACCCTCGCCGGCGGTTGTCCCGGCCGGCAGCTCTTCCTCTCGGGCGAAGGGGACGGCGATGCCGCCGTCTTCAGCCTGGGCCTCCTGACCGGCGCCGCCGTCGCCCACAACTTCAACCTCGCCTCCTCCGCCGCCGGCCCCGCCCCCTATGGCCCGGCTTCGGTCCTTCTGGGCCTGGCCGTCTGCGCCGTCATCGGGCTGACCTTCCGCGAACCGGCCGGTGCCCGGTGA
- a CDS encoding Hsp20/alpha crystallin family protein encodes MNLNRRDNRTTPATLTPAFEPFGLMRNFLRWDPFRDLDFNLDLQTAFTPSFDIRETPGAYVFEADLPGIRREDVEINLTGNRITVTGKREARARGEHENVFMLERSNGSFTRSFNLPDGVDAGKVAADLKDGVLTLTLPKVPEVQPKKIEISLAR; translated from the coding sequence ATGAACCTCAATCGCCGCGACAACCGAACCACCCCCGCCACCCTCACCCCCGCCTTCGAGCCCTTCGGCCTCATGAGGAACTTCCTGAGGTGGGACCCCTTCCGGGACCTGGACTTCAACCTGGACCTCCAGACCGCCTTCACGCCTTCCTTCGATATCCGGGAGACGCCCGGGGCCTACGTGTTCGAGGCCGACCTGCCCGGCATCCGCCGCGAGGACGTGGAGATCAACCTCACCGGCAACCGCATCACCGTCACCGGCAAGCGTGAGGCGCGCGCGCGTGGAGAGCACGAGAACGTCTTCATGCTCGAGCGCAGCAACGGCTCCTTCACGCGCAGCTTCAACCTCCCCGACGGCGTGGACGCCGGCAAGGTGGCCGCCGACCTCAAGGACGGCGTGCTCACCCTGACGCTGCCCAAGGTGCCCGAGGTCCAGCCCAAGAAGATCGAGATCAGTCTCGCCCGATGA